From the Pediococcus acidilactici genome, the window TTCCACCGCTAACTTAGCGTTCACGTTGTTCTGAGACACTTTTGCGTGGATGATTTGAAAAAGGAAGACCGCTGCCACGGCCGCAAAGACGCCTAAAATAAACAAAGCCCGTTTTTTACGTGCTCGTGCATACGGATTAGGTGCTCCGGTTGCCGTCCGGTAATTCATTTTGCTGTGGTCTTTTTTTTGATGGTGTTGATTATTTGTCATTGTTATATCCCCTTAATCACTTTTGATTATAACAACGCTTACCTAGCCTGTCCACGCATATTTACCAAGTTTTAAATTATTTTCTAAAATCCTGTTGATAATTTTCAGAAATAATCGTATACATGCGTTCTGCATCGTCTTTTTTAGTCGTATCTAGCAACTGTTCTACCCGGATCACCAAAGTTTTATTTCCAAAACGAATTTCGACTTGGTCGTTTGGCATTACGTTTGACGAGGACTTAGCTACTTTATCATTAATCAAAATCCGTCCCTGATCGGCAACTTCTTTTGCCAACGCCCGTCGTTTAATAATCCGCGAAACTTTTAAAAATTTATCTAGTCTCATTTAACCATCCTCTGTATTGTTCTTATTATTTTTTTACCAAAAGGAATCGTCAGCCATTCTCGCAGGGTGAATACGCGATTAATGAGCACAAAGCTT encodes:
- a CDS encoding septum formation initiator family protein, with the translated sequence MTNNQHHQKKDHSKMNYRTATGAPNPYARARKKRALFILGVFAAVAAVFLFQIIHAKVSQNNVNAKLAVESARYTKMKDENTQLKDKVKQMNDEDYLEKLIRAKYFYTKKGETVYNLPDDAK
- a CDS encoding RNA-binding S4 domain-containing protein; translation: MRLDKFLKVSRIIKRRALAKEVADQGRILINDKVAKSSSNVMPNDQVEIRFGNKTLVIRVEQLLDTTKKDDAERMYTIISENYQQDFRK